A genomic window from Triticum urartu cultivar G1812 chromosome 7, Tu2.1, whole genome shotgun sequence includes:
- the LOC125518747 gene encoding zinc finger CCCH domain-containing protein 13-like isoform X1 encodes MREMLDPPPRRGPAFKTKLCALWRRGPCPRGPSCGFAHGEGELRTPPPHSTFPPRAGPGGRDHRIHEFRGRPERRNSPRRRYSPDRDTRGHLFRNKMPPHSRGSSQSRSPIRKSDRRPKKKVDGDKSDSSGSFNTSENEDRKKDDIHSSSDEKDDGEAKLKQIALDMKALHEDKSKLQTILDKKIDEAGILSGRVDDLESQLNKEKEDCERMTSKIKKLIKAYGRYVKAQDDLKRSQGRFERLADSLASDSLKSGTKEQGSSVNAGNDDPYNAYEMSPDDQRQKNGSAARKRSAALSTSEEEKTGKKRRVNGDDMIHVSGKYRSEDALESLKNSKGTESLKKLGDDDNNDELNVISSGNDFTDRYNGNEEDDPVDL; translated from the exons ATGCGGGAAATGCTCGATCCTCCGCCGCGCCGCGGCCCGGCCTTCAAGACGAAGCTGTGCGCGCTGTGGAGGCGCGGCCCCTGCCCCCGCGGCCCCTCCTGCGGCTTCGCCCACGGCGAAGGCGAGCTCCGCACGCCGCCTCCCCACTCCACCTTCCCGCCGCGCGCTGGACCTG GGGGGCGAGATCATAGAATTCATGAATTTAGAGGCAGGCCTGAGAGAAGAAACTCACCCCGGCGGAGGTATTCCCCTGACAGAGATACCAGAGGCCATTTGTTTCGTAACAAGATGCCACCACATTCTCGAG GATCTAGTCAATCAAGATCTCCCATCAGGAAGAG TGACAGAAGGCCTAAGAAGAAAGTTGATGGTGATAAAAGTGATTCATCAGGAAGTTTCAACACCTCTGAAAATGAAGATAGAAAAAAAGATGACATACATTCCAGCAGTGATGAGAAGGATGACGGCGAAGCAAAG CTGAAACAAATTGCACTGGATATGAAAGCATTGCATGAAGATAAATCTAAACTACAG ACGATATTGGACAAGAAAATCGACGAAGCAGGCATACTTTCTGGCAGAGTAGATGATCTTGAATCACAGTTGAACAAAGAGAAAGAAGATTGTGAAAG GATGACCTCCAAAATAAAgaaactcatcaaagcatatggGCGTTACGTGAAAGCACAGGATGATTTAAAAAG GTCTCAAGGCCGTTTTGAGAGGTTGGCTGATTCGCTTGCTTCTGATTCCTTGAAATCTGGTACCAAAGAACAAGGGTCGAGTGTGAATGCTGGTAATGACGACCCATATAATGCTTATGAAATGAGCCCAGATGATCAGCGACAGAAGAATGGTTCAGCAGCTAGAAAAAGATCTGCTGCCCTTTCAACAAGCGAAGAAGAAAAAACTG GAAAGAAAAGGAGAGTGAATGGTGACGATATGATCCACGTGTCAGGGAAATATAGATCAGAAGATGCTCTGGAGTCTTTGAAAAATAGCAAAGGAACTGAATCTCTGAAGAAATTAGGGGATGATGACAATAATGACGAACTAAATGTCATTTCTTCTGGCAATGATTTTACAGACAGG TACAATGGCAACGAGGAGGATGATCCTGTGGACTTGTAG
- the LOC125520100 gene encoding calcium homeostasis endoplasmic reticulum protein translates to MDRQAQDYAAAAMAYAQAQQQPPPQYGFHPQAQPQYPHHPHAGPPYAAPMPQYAPYPRAMPPPQQQLYPHLPPHQQPSPYPPPHAMPGHASQPPHPYMHPPPFESAPPAPAPPPADPELQKRIDKLVEYIAKNGPEFEIVIRDKQHDNPDYAFIFGGDGHAYYRYMLWVTGRPPMAPYPPGSVHMMPPMGPMAHGPPPPMHQPGYPPFYDQHQHFGAHGHGEYETGATFKGLSGPLPADVAAELHDVLTNLNGTKESIKGAKTWFMQRAPFAPALAEALRERVFALEDSERQLHIVFLVNDILFEGLQRRANIQDLDNEAIAFQSVLGSMLVRIYNNPQNKDENQTRLEKILQFWGSKEVYDQETVANLEREMKGGISYPSAPQHVSPDPSTFSGSAKPSKWSSAPPEMEKASQPAPSAQFPGNQHPAGVYGQTTFPGSLPVQPSLLPPALPQSTAPANANDPTPPPYPLFPPGLIPGMVRKMQIGSGVPYSPLSPLDIPTTIPPSTVPESEILERVTRFFKEIGEENPSEGPMKQGEPGDYDDYERELPARKGGACIPPPASLHVNPETGMRADGSFDSKPGSSGRLGLGASADPSEVSHQYGDVYSSYRKQRSSNYHSSISSRAVAPR, encoded by the exons ATGGACCGGCAGGCCCAGGACTAcgcggcggcggccatggcgtACGCGCAGGCGCAGCAGCAGCCTCCGCCGCAGTACGGCTTCCACCCGCAGGCGCAGCCGCAGTACCCGCACCACCCGCACGCCGGGCCGCCCTACGCCGCCCCGATGCCGCAGTACGCGCCCTACCCGCGCGCCATGCCGCCGCCGCAGCAGCAGCTCTACCCGCACCTCCCGCCGCACCAGCAGCCCTCCCCCTACCCGCCGCCCCACGCCATGCCGGGGCACGCCTCCCAGCCGCCTCATCCATACATGCACCCGCCGCCGTTCGAGTCCGCTCCCCCGGCCCCCGCCCCGCCCCCCGCCGACCCGGAACTCCAGAAGCGCATCGACAAGCTCGTCGAGTACATCGCCAAGAACGGGCCCGAGTTCGAGATCGTGATCCGCGACAAGCAGCACGACAACCCGGACTACGCCTTCATCTTCGGCGGGGACGGCCACGCCTACTACAGGTACATGCTCTGGGTCACGGGGCGGCCCCCCATGGCGCCCTACCCGCCGGGCTCCGTGCACATGATGCCGCCGATGGGCCCGATGGCGCACGGGCCGCCGCCCCCGATGCACCAGCCGGGGTACCCGCCCTTCTACGACCAGCACCAGCACTTTGGCGCCCACGGCCACGGGGAGTATGAGACCGGGGCGACGTTCAAGGGCCTCTCTGGGCCGCTCCCCGCGGATGTCGCCGCGGAGCTGCACGATGTGCTTACCAATCTTAATGGCACCAAGGAGTCGATAAAGGGTGCCAAGACATGGTTTATGCAAAGGGCTCCATTTGCGCCGGCTCTGGCGGAAGCTCTGAGGGAGAGAGTATTTGCCTTGGAGGATTCAGAGAGGCAGCTCCACATTGTTTTCCTGGTGAATGATATTCTTTTTGAAGG CTTGCAGAGACGAGCTAATATTCAGGACCTTGACAATGAGGCTATTGCTTTTCAATCTGTGCTGGGCTCCATGCTTGTGAGGATTTATAATAATCCGCAGAATAAAGATGAAAATCAGACTCGCCTTGAGAAAATCCTGCAATTCTGGGGTTCAAAGGAAGTTTATGACCAGGAAACCGTTGCTAACCTTGAAAGAGAGATGAAAGGAGGCATTTCATATCCTTCGGCGCCACAACATGTTTCACCAGATCCCTCAACCTTCTCAG GATCAGCAAAGCCCTCAAAATGGTCCTCTGCTCCGCCAGAGATGGAGAAGGCATCCCAACCTGCCCCTTCTGCACAATTTCCAGGAAACCAACATCCTGCCGGCGTTTACGGCCAAACTACTTTTCCAGGATCTTTGCCAGTGCAACCATCTTTACTCCCCCCTGCGCTTCCTCAAAGCACAGCACCAGCCAATGCAAATGATCCAACTCCACCTCCGTATCCACTATTCCCCCCTGGGCTCATTCCAGGAATGGTCCGGAAGATGCAGATCGGTAGTGGAGTTCCATACTCTCCCTTGAGCCCACTCGACATCCCCACGACCATCCCACCATCGACCGTTCCTGAGTCCGAGATCCTCGAGCGCGTGACGAGGTTCTTCAAGGAGATCGGGGAGGAGAACCCGTCAGAAGGTCCGATGAAGCAGGGCGAGCCCGGTGACTACGATGACTACGAGAGGGAGCTCCCTGCCCGCAAGGGAGGTGCGTGCATCCCTCCCCCTGCCAGCCTGCACGTGAACCCTGAGACCGGGATGCGCGCTGATGGCTCGTTCGATAGCAAGCCGGGGTCTAGCGGACGGTTGGGCCTTGGAGCCTCTGCTGATCCGAGTGAGGTGAGCCACCAGTATGGCGATGTGTATTCGTCATATCGCAAGCAGAGGAGCAGCAACTACCATTCTTCCATCAGTTCCCGCGCAGTAGCGCCGAGGTGA
- the LOC125518747 gene encoding zinc finger CCCH domain-containing protein 13-like isoform X2 produces MTNHMAQGCGGRDHRIHEFRGRPERRNSPRRRYSPDRDTRGHLFRNKMPPHSRGSSQSRSPIRKSDRRPKKKVDGDKSDSSGSFNTSENEDRKKDDIHSSSDEKDDGEAKLKQIALDMKALHEDKSKLQTILDKKIDEAGILSGRVDDLESQLNKEKEDCERMTSKIKKLIKAYGRYVKAQDDLKRSQGRFERLADSLASDSLKSGTKEQGSSVNAGNDDPYNAYEMSPDDQRQKNGSAARKRSAALSTSEEEKTGKKRRVNGDDMIHVSGKYRSEDALESLKNSKGTESLKKLGDDDNNDELNVISSGNDFTDRYNGNEEDDPVDL; encoded by the exons ATGACTAATCATATGGCTCAAGGTTGTG GGGGGCGAGATCATAGAATTCATGAATTTAGAGGCAGGCCTGAGAGAAGAAACTCACCCCGGCGGAGGTATTCCCCTGACAGAGATACCAGAGGCCATTTGTTTCGTAACAAGATGCCACCACATTCTCGAG GATCTAGTCAATCAAGATCTCCCATCAGGAAGAG TGACAGAAGGCCTAAGAAGAAAGTTGATGGTGATAAAAGTGATTCATCAGGAAGTTTCAACACCTCTGAAAATGAAGATAGAAAAAAAGATGACATACATTCCAGCAGTGATGAGAAGGATGACGGCGAAGCAAAG CTGAAACAAATTGCACTGGATATGAAAGCATTGCATGAAGATAAATCTAAACTACAG ACGATATTGGACAAGAAAATCGACGAAGCAGGCATACTTTCTGGCAGAGTAGATGATCTTGAATCACAGTTGAACAAAGAGAAAGAAGATTGTGAAAG GATGACCTCCAAAATAAAgaaactcatcaaagcatatggGCGTTACGTGAAAGCACAGGATGATTTAAAAAG GTCTCAAGGCCGTTTTGAGAGGTTGGCTGATTCGCTTGCTTCTGATTCCTTGAAATCTGGTACCAAAGAACAAGGGTCGAGTGTGAATGCTGGTAATGACGACCCATATAATGCTTATGAAATGAGCCCAGATGATCAGCGACAGAAGAATGGTTCAGCAGCTAGAAAAAGATCTGCTGCCCTTTCAACAAGCGAAGAAGAAAAAACTG GAAAGAAAAGGAGAGTGAATGGTGACGATATGATCCACGTGTCAGGGAAATATAGATCAGAAGATGCTCTGGAGTCTTTGAAAAATAGCAAAGGAACTGAATCTCTGAAGAAATTAGGGGATGATGACAATAATGACGAACTAAATGTCATTTCTTCTGGCAATGATTTTACAGACAGG TACAATGGCAACGAGGAGGATGATCCTGTGGACTTGTAG
- the LOC125518747 gene encoding zinc finger CCCH domain-containing protein 13-like isoform X3, translating into MTNHMAQGGRDHRIHEFRGRPERRNSPRRRYSPDRDTRGHLFRNKMPPHSRGSSQSRSPIRKSDRRPKKKVDGDKSDSSGSFNTSENEDRKKDDIHSSSDEKDDGEAKLKQIALDMKALHEDKSKLQTILDKKIDEAGILSGRVDDLESQLNKEKEDCERMTSKIKKLIKAYGRYVKAQDDLKRSQGRFERLADSLASDSLKSGTKEQGSSVNAGNDDPYNAYEMSPDDQRQKNGSAARKRSAALSTSEEEKTGKKRRVNGDDMIHVSGKYRSEDALESLKNSKGTESLKKLGDDDNNDELNVISSGNDFTDRYNGNEEDDPVDL; encoded by the exons ATGACTAATCATATGGCTCAAG GGGGGCGAGATCATAGAATTCATGAATTTAGAGGCAGGCCTGAGAGAAGAAACTCACCCCGGCGGAGGTATTCCCCTGACAGAGATACCAGAGGCCATTTGTTTCGTAACAAGATGCCACCACATTCTCGAG GATCTAGTCAATCAAGATCTCCCATCAGGAAGAG TGACAGAAGGCCTAAGAAGAAAGTTGATGGTGATAAAAGTGATTCATCAGGAAGTTTCAACACCTCTGAAAATGAAGATAGAAAAAAAGATGACATACATTCCAGCAGTGATGAGAAGGATGACGGCGAAGCAAAG CTGAAACAAATTGCACTGGATATGAAAGCATTGCATGAAGATAAATCTAAACTACAG ACGATATTGGACAAGAAAATCGACGAAGCAGGCATACTTTCTGGCAGAGTAGATGATCTTGAATCACAGTTGAACAAAGAGAAAGAAGATTGTGAAAG GATGACCTCCAAAATAAAgaaactcatcaaagcatatggGCGTTACGTGAAAGCACAGGATGATTTAAAAAG GTCTCAAGGCCGTTTTGAGAGGTTGGCTGATTCGCTTGCTTCTGATTCCTTGAAATCTGGTACCAAAGAACAAGGGTCGAGTGTGAATGCTGGTAATGACGACCCATATAATGCTTATGAAATGAGCCCAGATGATCAGCGACAGAAGAATGGTTCAGCAGCTAGAAAAAGATCTGCTGCCCTTTCAACAAGCGAAGAAGAAAAAACTG GAAAGAAAAGGAGAGTGAATGGTGACGATATGATCCACGTGTCAGGGAAATATAGATCAGAAGATGCTCTGGAGTCTTTGAAAAATAGCAAAGGAACTGAATCTCTGAAGAAATTAGGGGATGATGACAATAATGACGAACTAAATGTCATTTCTTCTGGCAATGATTTTACAGACAGG TACAATGGCAACGAGGAGGATGATCCTGTGGACTTGTAG